In Paenibacillus sp. BIC5C1, a genomic segment contains:
- the ylqF gene encoding ribosome biogenesis GTPase YlqF, with protein MTIQWFPGHMTRARRQIQDKLKLIDVVIELLDARLPVSSRNPMIDEILQGKPRMILLNKSDLADAKVTQEWIEYFKKEGITAFPVDASTGTNVKDIPTQAKLLLKEKIDRQIAKGINPRAVRGLIVGIPNVGKSTLINRLAGRNIAATGDRPGVTKGQQWIKVGKEMELLDTPGILWPKFEDQNVGYRLAVTGAIKEEILNAEDIAFFGISYLMRYYWDSLEERYGLQEFSKDADDSDSVVAIMEQVGRIRGCVVSGGRIDLEKASRAFLRELRAGKMGRFSMEAPY; from the coding sequence GTGACGATTCAATGGTTTCCAGGTCATATGACCCGAGCCAGACGCCAGATTCAGGATAAGTTAAAGCTGATTGACGTGGTCATCGAACTGCTGGATGCCCGTCTGCCTGTCTCCAGCCGCAACCCGATGATTGACGAGATTTTACAGGGCAAACCCCGGATGATTTTGTTGAATAAGTCCGACTTGGCTGATGCGAAAGTGACGCAAGAATGGATTGAATATTTCAAAAAAGAGGGAATCACTGCTTTCCCTGTAGATGCTTCAACAGGTACCAATGTGAAAGACATCCCAACACAAGCGAAGCTTCTCCTAAAAGAAAAGATTGACCGTCAAATAGCCAAAGGGATTAACCCTCGAGCGGTTCGTGGACTGATTGTTGGTATCCCAAACGTGGGTAAATCCACGCTAATTAACCGACTGGCTGGACGGAACATTGCGGCAACGGGAGATCGTCCTGGTGTGACGAAGGGACAACAGTGGATCAAAGTGGGTAAAGAAATGGAACTGCTGGATACCCCGGGTATTCTTTGGCCGAAATTCGAAGATCAAAACGTGGGTTATCGTCTTGCAGTAACAGGTGCAATTAAGGAAGAGATTCTGAATGCAGAAGACATCGCCTTTTTTGGCATCAGTTATCTAATGCGTTATTACTGGGATTCACTTGAAGAACGATACGGACTTCAGGAGTTCTCCAAAGATGCAGATGATTCTGACAGCGTTGTTGCGATCATGGAGCAGGTTGGTCGTATACGTGGTTGTGTGGTAAGCGGTGGGCGTATCGATTTGGAAAAGGCATCGCGAGCATTTCTGCGTGAACTGCGTGCGGGCAAAATGGGACGTTTCTCTATGGAAGCTCCTTATTAA
- a CDS encoding ribonuclease HII: MNEMNELTELTQLDALVEPKKKKKEMVEPKDLLIYEREYWESGFERIAGIDEVGRGCLFGDVVAAAVILPRDLILEGVNDSKKLTEKKRDALYDIIMEKALSVGIGYADAETIDQLNIKQAARLAMKRAVEALEGVPDYLLVDAEKIDVNIPQLSIIKGDANSQSIAAASIIAKVTRDRLCKEDWDTLYPEYGLSIHKGYATKFHREQIMALGATPMHRRSFLGNLLGEQHTLF, encoded by the coding sequence ATGAATGAAATGAATGAGTTAACTGAATTGACGCAACTGGATGCCCTGGTTGAACCGAAAAAGAAGAAAAAAGAAATGGTGGAGCCCAAAGATCTGCTGATCTATGAGCGTGAATATTGGGAAAGTGGATTTGAACGTATTGCCGGTATTGATGAAGTGGGACGTGGTTGTTTATTTGGAGATGTAGTAGCGGCAGCCGTTATTTTACCTCGTGATTTGATTCTGGAAGGGGTTAATGATTCCAAGAAATTAACGGAGAAAAAGCGCGACGCATTATACGACATCATTATGGAAAAGGCGTTGTCAGTGGGGATCGGTTATGCGGATGCGGAAACGATTGATCAACTGAATATTAAACAGGCTGCAAGGCTTGCCATGAAACGTGCGGTAGAAGCCCTTGAGGGCGTGCCGGACTACCTGTTGGTGGATGCAGAAAAAATAGATGTGAATATACCACAGTTGTCCATTATTAAAGGCGATGCCAACAGTCAATCCATTGCGGCAGCATCCATTATTGCGAAGGTTACCCGGGATAGGCTATGCAAGGAAGATTGGGATACGTTATATCCGGAATATGGGTTATCGATACATAAGGGATATGCAACGAAATTTCATCGTGAACAAATTATGGCTCTTGGTGCTACACCCATGCATCGTCGCAGTTTTCTCGGCAATCTACTTGGAGAACAGCACACTTTATTTTAA
- a CDS encoding DNA ligase, with amino-acid sequence MNISSVIRGLLGDSKPGNAKPLELKEGQVVRGSVVSVSDDGADAVLQIQGVQVRAKLETPLRPGETTLLQVQPPGENGVTVMKPLTGTLAELPQASLNNLLQEVGLPDTKGNRELLLAMQRSGLPLTKDNVAMVQNMMTVKPAQVPVEEWVQATGIAFQRGLPVTAETVKGLHQAVFGPPLHQLLKGLADQLESMLTQTAGKTLPTGEQTATVKNNIMAGAPVPLNGEQEGETVAASGGNRQVGGTTGLSGQPAPVAAAGDATMADGPEDAAGSGAVKGNGQTGAGTAETAAVKTGASHVETAGKEGTGIPAGTGIPGESPRAADAGVAGSRPGTTGAAVDVTAGRVIAGQPEGGAPGRTDGRGETPAAAGPTASAAGQAAPAAPSAAQLAPKLLALLDALRSASTAAPAQPGAATQAAPASQGGQAAAAAGGVPQPLPAGADALPAGGSAAAPAGAAAAPVTHEGDPWVGRVLKLLGAEHEQQAVHGAAAQARVGDVASLGTADTLKGLLLQLASSDGAPAALKDAAGQAVQFLTGQQLLLTTDRSATFAQMHWFIPITGPDGEETASVQIQSRRGQRGELDASNCRLWFDLDMKSLGPTLVDVHVVNNIVSLRVLNDGEGMGPLLESGREEIHKALDKLGYQLLTFKAEPWPVGQEPGAERKMTASDYSPERYKGVDMRV; translated from the coding sequence ATGAATATAAGTTCCGTGATTCGTGGGTTGCTGGGAGATAGTAAACCGGGAAATGCCAAACCACTGGAGTTAAAGGAAGGTCAGGTTGTTCGGGGTTCTGTGGTTAGTGTATCCGATGATGGAGCAGATGCGGTTCTTCAGATTCAGGGTGTACAGGTGCGTGCAAAACTGGAAACCCCGCTTCGCCCAGGTGAAACAACACTGCTTCAGGTACAGCCTCCAGGTGAAAATGGCGTAACGGTAATGAAACCACTGACGGGTACATTGGCAGAACTGCCACAGGCATCTCTGAACAATTTGCTTCAGGAGGTAGGTTTGCCGGATACCAAGGGGAATCGGGAACTGCTGTTAGCTATGCAGCGAAGCGGATTACCTTTGACCAAGGATAATGTAGCCATGGTTCAAAATATGATGACAGTCAAACCTGCACAGGTGCCTGTTGAAGAGTGGGTACAGGCGACAGGTATTGCTTTTCAGCGTGGTCTTCCGGTTACGGCGGAAACAGTAAAGGGTCTGCATCAGGCTGTATTTGGTCCTCCCCTACATCAGTTGTTGAAGGGGTTGGCTGACCAGTTGGAGTCCATGTTGACCCAAACGGCAGGTAAAACGCTGCCGACTGGTGAACAGACAGCTACGGTGAAGAATAACATTATGGCTGGAGCGCCTGTACCGTTAAACGGAGAGCAGGAGGGAGAAACGGTTGCTGCGTCAGGCGGTAACCGTCAGGTAGGAGGAACCACCGGATTGTCCGGGCAACCTGCGCCTGTAGCAGCCGCTGGTGATGCTACAATGGCTGATGGACCGGAGGATGCTGCTGGTAGTGGTGCGGTGAAAGGCAATGGGCAGACTGGAGCAGGGACTGCCGAGACTGCTGCGGTTAAGACTGGGGCCAGCCATGTTGAAACTGCTGGCAAGGAGGGTACAGGTATTCCGGCAGGAACCGGAATACCTGGTGAGAGCCCGCGTGCAGCTGATGCGGGCGTTGCTGGGAGCCGCCCAGGCACGACGGGGGCGGCTGTGGATGTTACGGCTGGTCGAGTGATTGCTGGCCAGCCTGAGGGGGGCGCGCCCGGACGAACCGACGGGCGCGGTGAAACGCCTGCTGCTGCGGGGCCTACCGCTTCCGCAGCAGGGCAGGCGGCGCCAGCAGCTCCATCGGCAGCGCAGCTGGCGCCCAAGCTGCTGGCGCTGCTGGACGCGCTGCGCAGCGCGTCCACAGCCGCACCGGCACAGCCAGGTGCGGCGACACAGGCCGCCCCTGCATCGCAGGGCGGCCAAGCGGCTGCGGCTGCCGGAGGCGTGCCGCAGCCTTTGCCAGCCGGCGCGGATGCGCTGCCGGCTGGCGGTAGTGCCGCAGCACCTGCGGGAGCTGCGGCGGCGCCCGTCACCCACGAGGGGGACCCGTGGGTGGGGCGCGTGTTGAAGCTGCTCGGTGCGGAGCACGAGCAGCAGGCAGTGCACGGCGCGGCTGCGCAGGCGCGCGTGGGGGATGTGGCGAGTCTGGGAACCGCGGACACGCTGAAGGGCTTACTGCTGCAGCTTGCCAGCAGCGATGGTGCACCGGCGGCGCTCAAAGATGCCGCCGGACAGGCTGTGCAATTTCTTACAGGTCAGCAGTTATTGCTAACAACAGATCGCAGTGCTACCTTTGCCCAGATGCACTGGTTTATCCCCATTACCGGACCTGACGGAGAAGAGACGGCTTCCGTTCAGATTCAATCACGACGCGGACAACGTGGTGAGTTGGATGCATCCAACTGTCGCCTGTGGTTCGATCTGGATATGAAAAGTCTCGGTCCAACACTGGTCGATGTGCATGTTGTCAATAATATCGTCAGTCTGCGTGTATTGAATGACGGCGAAGGAATGGGACCGCTTCTAGAAAGTGGGCGTGAAGAAATCCATAAGGCGCTGGACAAGCTGGGCTATCAGTTGCTGACTTTCAAGGCGGAACCCTGGCCTGTTGGCCAGGAACCGGGTGCCGAACGGAAAATGACTGCCTCGGACTACAGTCCTGAACGATACAAAGGGGTGGACATGCGGGTATGA
- a CDS encoding EscU/YscU/HrcU family type III secretion system export apparatus switch protein — protein MKEDSQPDLMSKKAVALKYVPGESEAPVVVAKGRGKVAEAILDKAKENGVPVQEDAALVEVLSKLDLDEQIPSELYQLVAEVLTYIYRADRMASGREEEESW, from the coding sequence ATGAAAGAGGATTCGCAGCCGGACCTGATGTCCAAAAAGGCCGTTGCTTTAAAATATGTACCTGGTGAGAGCGAGGCACCAGTGGTTGTAGCCAAAGGCCGTGGCAAAGTGGCAGAAGCCATTCTGGATAAAGCCAAGGAAAATGGTGTACCTGTTCAGGAGGATGCTGCACTTGTTGAAGTGCTTTCCAAACTGGACTTGGATGAACAGATCCCGTCGGAACTGTATCAACTGGTGGCCGAAGTGTTGACCTACATTTATCGAGCTGACCGTATGGCTTCTGGACGAGAGGAAGAAGAATCGTGGTAG
- a CDS encoding YraN family protein: MVERRSEQEPASKLTRQQKGRLGEESACDWLQEHDYRILKRNWRCRSGEIDIVASHEGMIVFIEVRSRSGTGLYGTPQESVDIRKMQQVRATASVYLQMTGETNDQIRFDVIAVMLDKAGGTVSIDHIINAF, encoded by the coding sequence GTGGTAGAGCGCAGATCAGAACAGGAGCCAGCTTCCAAACTTACACGTCAGCAAAAAGGACGATTGGGTGAAGAATCTGCTTGCGATTGGCTTCAGGAGCATGATTATCGCATTTTGAAGCGCAATTGGCGTTGTCGTAGCGGAGAGATTGATATCGTTGCTTCCCATGAAGGTATGATTGTTTTTATCGAAGTCCGCAGTAGAAGCGGAACTGGACTGTATGGAACACCCCAGGAGTCGGTAGATATCCGTAAAATGCAGCAGGTACGTGCAACCGCATCTGTATATTTGCAAATGACGGGAGAGACAAATGATCAAATTCGTTTTGATGTGATCGCAGTCATGCTGGATAAAGCAGGCGGAACCGTTTCGATTGATCATATTATTAATGCATTTTGA
- a CDS encoding paeninodin family lasso peptide yields the protein MKEIQSAAAKKMKQEWVTPQLEVLDISETMNGGEGIWQYVWGGEFWKLEMLVS from the coding sequence ATGAAAGAAATTCAATCTGCTGCGGCAAAGAAAATGAAACAGGAGTGGGTGACACCGCAATTGGAAGTGTTGGATATTAGCGAAACCATGAACGGTGGCGAAGGGATATGGCAATATGTTTGGGGCGGGGAATTTTGGAAGCTCGAAATGTTGGTCAGTTAG
- a CDS encoding carboxypeptidase-like regulatory domain-containing protein: MSIQWKWMIRLSVFLLFFGVCGLLHSGTTYAASKNASAEGQVNNIVQTSKIYGKITDMDGFPVKDVDVTIKMYTLENREIGNKTVKTNSKGEYNFEITSSEGITIRISLVAKGYLDTHNNYISNYLSPGETRQFNFSLYEPATVVGKVTDQSGKPVVGAVIKATTVSQSVKTDKDGNYAITGINPYSAPDIVVSVDADGYVPYTKYLFLYTGVTEKLNITLQEAAKVSGLVQDEQGKPVAGATVSINNFKMITDKQGKYSMDRLSPGISIISVEADGYINQTIRVTLVKGPNNTFDFILKRNVDKTPPVTKYALVPLTEVSNGKQYINGFNFKLKATDEVNGSGLKMTQYRINGGEWITFTVPIKIYAPDVKTVEYFSTDIAGNQEKINKMDFVNGKFEGAGSYPY; encoded by the coding sequence ATGAGTATTCAATGGAAATGGATGATTCGTTTAAGTGTGTTTTTACTATTTTTCGGGGTGTGTGGACTGCTGCATTCTGGAACGACATATGCTGCATCCAAAAATGCTTCTGCGGAGGGGCAAGTTAATAATATTGTTCAAACTTCAAAAATTTATGGGAAAATTACTGATATGGATGGTTTTCCGGTGAAAGATGTAGATGTAACTATCAAGATGTACACATTAGAAAACAGAGAAATAGGAAACAAAACAGTTAAAACCAATTCCAAGGGAGAGTACAATTTTGAAATCACGTCAAGTGAAGGCATAACCATCAGGATTAGTCTGGTTGCCAAGGGGTACTTGGACACCCACAACAATTATATTAGCAATTATTTGTCTCCGGGAGAAACAAGGCAATTTAATTTTTCCCTCTATGAGCCAGCCACCGTCGTAGGCAAAGTTACTGATCAATCAGGAAAACCAGTTGTAGGTGCTGTCATTAAAGCAACAACAGTCAGCCAGTCTGTAAAGACGGACAAGGATGGCAACTACGCAATTACAGGTATTAATCCTTATTCCGCCCCTGATATTGTGGTTTCGGTTGATGCAGATGGATATGTTCCTTACACAAAATATCTTTTTCTATACACCGGTGTTACAGAGAAGTTGAACATAACACTTCAAGAGGCCGCCAAGGTGAGTGGCTTGGTGCAAGATGAACAGGGGAAGCCAGTGGCTGGGGCCACGGTATCTATTAATAATTTTAAGATGATAACAGACAAACAAGGCAAGTATTCCATGGATCGACTGTCTCCGGGAATAAGCATAATCTCTGTCGAAGCGGATGGTTATATCAACCAAACGATTAGGGTAACTTTGGTCAAAGGACCTAACAATACTTTTGATTTTATTCTCAAGCGTAATGTAGACAAAACCCCGCCTGTTACCAAATATGCTTTAGTTCCTTTGACAGAGGTATCCAACGGAAAACAATATATTAATGGTTTTAATTTTAAGTTAAAGGCAACGGACGAAGTTAACGGATCAGGTTTGAAAATGACCCAGTACAGAATCAATGGGGGTGAATGGATCACGTTTACCGTACCAATAAAAATCTATGCTCCTGATGTCAAAACAGTGGAGTATTTCAGCACGGATATCGCCGGCAACCAAGAAAAAATAAACAAAATGGATTTTGTGAATGGGAAGTTTGAAGGAGCAGGATCATACCCTTATTGA
- a CDS encoding nitroreductase family protein, which yields MSKSTQTGNAVREAIQNRRTVKKFKKEAVPTQQIIDLLDTAVWAPNHKLREPWRFLLFSGNGLNKLADAIDAEMGEDNKFSANIKQIPAVMLVVMEEDPRQNIWDEDFAAVSALVQNFLLAAWSEDIGTFWVTKPFLYGPKFRKSLGIQAGEKIIGMVYMGYPEVIPSAKERTPAKDKLTIFE from the coding sequence ATGAGTAAATCTACCCAAACGGGTAACGCCGTAAGAGAAGCCATTCAAAATCGCCGTACAGTCAAAAAGTTTAAAAAAGAAGCTGTTCCCACACAGCAGATTATTGATTTGTTGGACACAGCCGTATGGGCACCCAATCACAAATTGCGTGAGCCGTGGCGGTTTTTATTGTTTAGCGGAAATGGACTGAACAAGCTGGCAGACGCTATTGATGCAGAGATGGGAGAGGATAACAAGTTCTCTGCCAATATCAAGCAGATCCCTGCCGTCATGCTTGTCGTTATGGAAGAAGATCCGCGCCAGAATATCTGGGATGAAGATTTTGCAGCAGTAAGCGCATTGGTACAGAACTTCCTACTCGCGGCATGGAGTGAAGACATTGGTACGTTCTGGGTAACCAAGCCTTTCCTGTATGGACCCAAATTCCGTAAGTCCCTTGGCATTCAGGCTGGGGAAAAAATTATAGGCATGGTTTACATGGGGTATCCAGAGGTTATTCCTTCTGCCAAAGAACGTACACCAGCCAAAGACAAGCTGACTATATTTGAATAA
- a CDS encoding YifB family Mg chelatase-like AAA ATPase, protein MYGKLHSACLYGIDGVLIEVETDLSNGLPQTSIIGLPDSAIREAVERVRAAIKNCGYQYPLQRITINLAPADLRKEGSSFDLAIAIGLLTTSGQLVLPVEERTLVVGELALDGSVRSVPGILSMVDLAKRQGFTSILLPADNLEEASLIRGIQVYGIRHLQDIAPEQATNSKNKKGIMQNTGPVVLKDYAHLSALNPNFGDMERHEGPMRSPSLDDDYSDVLGQHHVKRALMIAAAGMHNILLVGPPGTGKTMLIKRLPTILPPLSEDEALEVTKVLSAAGKLKDTSNGLIADRPFRSPHHTISTSGLIGGGGIPKPGEVSLAHRGILFLDELPEFQRQVLEVLRQPLEDRKVTISRARAAFTFPAQFMLACSMNPCPCGYLSAQSEDQRCICSPARVAAYRAKISGPLLDRIDLQVEVPPPSEWRKAGASPSSAEMQAKVIHAHHIQASRYANSSVRWNSQLSGTLLRRTIRLPEEADLLLQQTLQALNLSMRAHDRIIKMAQTIADLDHDGVILTAHVAEAIQYRQLDLNLF, encoded by the coding sequence ATGTACGGAAAACTGCATAGTGCCTGTTTATATGGAATTGACGGGGTTTTAATTGAAGTGGAAACAGACTTGTCGAACGGGCTACCCCAGACGTCTATTATCGGATTGCCGGATTCGGCTATTCGTGAAGCGGTTGAACGTGTTCGTGCAGCTATAAAAAACTGTGGTTACCAGTATCCGTTGCAACGGATTACGATTAATCTGGCCCCCGCTGATCTGCGCAAGGAAGGATCTTCTTTCGATCTTGCCATCGCTATTGGTTTACTTACAACAAGTGGTCAGCTGGTACTTCCAGTAGAGGAAAGGACATTGGTAGTGGGTGAGCTGGCATTGGACGGTTCAGTGAGATCGGTGCCTGGCATTTTGTCCATGGTAGATTTGGCCAAACGGCAAGGCTTTACCTCCATTCTTCTGCCCGCCGATAATCTGGAAGAGGCTTCGTTAATTCGGGGTATTCAGGTATATGGTATTCGTCATTTGCAAGATATCGCACCTGAACAAGCAACGAATTCAAAGAACAAGAAAGGAATAATGCAGAATACGGGGCCTGTTGTTTTAAAAGATTACGCCCATCTCTCTGCTCTGAATCCCAATTTCGGTGATATGGAGCGCCATGAGGGCCCAATGCGATCTCCATCGTTGGACGATGATTATAGTGATGTTCTGGGGCAGCATCATGTGAAGCGGGCACTCATGATTGCCGCAGCCGGGATGCACAATATTTTGCTGGTCGGACCTCCGGGCACAGGGAAAACCATGTTAATTAAACGGCTGCCTACGATTCTCCCACCATTGTCCGAAGACGAAGCGCTGGAAGTAACCAAAGTGCTAAGTGCCGCAGGCAAGCTTAAAGATACCTCAAATGGTCTCATCGCAGACAGACCCTTTCGCTCTCCACACCATACGATATCCACATCAGGTCTCATTGGAGGCGGCGGCATCCCCAAACCGGGTGAAGTAAGTCTTGCCCACCGGGGTATATTGTTTCTGGATGAGCTGCCTGAGTTTCAGCGGCAAGTCCTAGAAGTGTTAAGACAACCACTGGAGGATCGCAAAGTCACCATTAGCCGTGCGAGAGCCGCGTTCACATTTCCAGCACAATTTATGCTCGCCTGTTCTATGAATCCCTGTCCTTGTGGGTATCTCTCTGCCCAATCGGAGGATCAAAGATGTATATGCAGTCCTGCCCGTGTTGCCGCCTACCGTGCCAAAATTTCAGGACCGCTGCTAGATCGCATCGACCTTCAGGTCGAAGTTCCTCCCCCGAGCGAGTGGCGCAAGGCTGGCGCTTCTCCTTCGTCTGCGGAAATGCAGGCCAAAGTCATTCATGCTCATCATATTCAGGCCTCACGATATGCTAATAGTTCAGTTCGCTGGAATAGCCAGTTATCAGGAACCCTTCTTCGTCGAACAATCCGCCTGCCTGAAGAAGCAGACCTACTACTCCAGCAGACACTACAAGCACTGAACCTGAGCATGCGTGCACATGATCGAATTATAAAGATGGCCCAGACGATCGCAGACTTGGATCATGATGGCGTCATTTTGACAGCCCACGTGGCTGAGGCGATTCAGTATCGTCAACTGGATTTGAATTTATTTTGA
- a CDS encoding MarR family winged helix-turn-helix transcriptional regulator, with protein sequence MQNESLKLDNQLCFAIYACSREITKMYQPYLEVLGVTYSQYLVLMVLWEREECTVKEIGEALYLDSGTLTPLLKRLQSAGLIHRERSAQDERKVLITLTDAGRELRHKALSIPEAIQEDACLNSTEFESLLGQFKGLLEKVHQTNTKEAKK encoded by the coding sequence ATGCAGAATGAAAGTTTGAAGCTGGATAACCAATTATGCTTTGCCATATACGCTTGTTCACGTGAAATTACGAAGATGTACCAACCCTATCTTGAGGTGCTTGGGGTAACCTACTCTCAATACCTGGTCTTGATGGTATTGTGGGAACGTGAAGAATGTACGGTTAAGGAAATCGGAGAGGCACTTTACCTGGATTCAGGGACATTGACGCCTCTTCTTAAACGTTTGCAGTCAGCAGGACTTATTCATCGCGAACGTTCAGCTCAGGACGAACGGAAAGTATTGATTACACTTACAGACGCTGGGCGGGAACTTCGCCATAAAGCCTTGTCTATACCTGAAGCGATCCAGGAAGATGCATGTCTGAACAGTACTGAGTTCGAATCTTTACTGGGACAGTTCAAGGGACTGCTGGAGAAAGTACATCAAACCAACACCAAAGAAGCAAAAAAATAA
- the sucC gene encoding ADP-forming succinate--CoA ligase subunit beta has protein sequence MNIHEYQGKEVLKQYGVTVPNGKVAYTVDEAVAAAEALGSPVTVVKAQIHAGGRGKAGGVKVAKSIDEVRAYASEILGKVLVTHQTGPEGKEVKRLLIEEGCDIRKEYYVGVVVDRATGRVVMMASEEGGTEIEEVAEATPEKIFKEIIDPAIGLQVFQARKLAYSIRIPNELVNKAVKFMLALYTAFVEKDCSIAEINPLVVTGDGNVIALDAKLNFDSNALFRHKDILELRDLDEEDEKEIEASKYDLSYIALDGNIGCMVNGAGLAMATMDIIKYYGGDPANFLDVGGGATTEKVTEAFKIILSDAKVAGIFVNIFGGIMRCDVIANGVVEAAKQLGLTKPLVVRLEGTNVELGKRILGESGLNIVPADSMADGAQKIVALVK, from the coding sequence ATGAATATCCATGAATATCAAGGAAAAGAAGTACTGAAACAGTATGGAGTCACCGTTCCAAACGGAAAGGTTGCTTATACAGTCGATGAAGCGGTTGCGGCCGCAGAGGCACTGGGCAGTCCGGTGACTGTAGTCAAAGCGCAAATTCATGCAGGTGGCCGGGGGAAAGCCGGCGGCGTGAAAGTAGCGAAAAGTATCGACGAAGTTCGTGCTTACGCATCCGAAATTTTGGGAAAAGTATTGGTAACACACCAGACTGGACCTGAAGGTAAAGAAGTGAAGCGTCTTCTGATTGAAGAAGGATGCGATATCCGCAAAGAGTATTATGTGGGTGTTGTTGTGGACCGTGCCACAGGCCGCGTCGTAATGATGGCTTCCGAAGAAGGCGGTACAGAGATCGAAGAAGTAGCTGAAGCTACACCTGAGAAAATTTTCAAAGAAATCATTGACCCTGCAATTGGATTGCAAGTGTTCCAGGCACGTAAACTGGCGTACAGCATTCGTATTCCGAATGAGTTGGTGAACAAAGCGGTTAAGTTTATGCTTGCGTTGTACACAGCGTTTGTTGAAAAAGATTGCTCCATTGCCGAGATCAATCCACTCGTTGTTACCGGAGATGGAAACGTTATCGCGCTGGATGCAAAATTGAATTTTGATTCCAACGCCTTGTTCCGTCACAAAGACATTTTGGAACTGCGTGATCTGGATGAAGAAGACGAAAAAGAAATCGAAGCTTCCAAATACGACCTGAGCTACATAGCACTCGATGGCAACATCGGCTGTATGGTTAATGGTGCAGGACTTGCGATGGCGACGATGGATATCATCAAATACTATGGCGGCGACCCGGCCAACTTCCTCGATGTTGGGGGCGGTGCGACAACAGAGAAAGTGACCGAAGCTTTCAAAATCATTTTGTCTGACGCCAAAGTGGCGGGTATCTTCGTTAACATTTTTGGCGGCATTATGCGTTGTGATGTCATTGCCAATGGTGTTGTTGAAGCCGCGAAGCAGCTTGGCCTGACTAAACCGCTGGTTGTTCGTCTTGAAGGAACTAACGTGGAACTTGGTAAACGTATTTTGGGTGAATCCGGCCTGAATATCGTTCCTGCTGATTCCATGGCCGATGGTGCACAGAAAATTGTTGCCCTCGTAAAATAA
- the sucD gene encoding succinate--CoA ligase subunit alpha encodes MSILIDKNTKVITQGITGSTGMFHTKGALDYGTQMVGGVTPGKGGTNVDITLEDGTVVSLPVFNTVQEAKEATGATASVIYVPPAFAADSIMEAVDAELDLVICITEGIPVLDMVKVDRFMEGKDTVLIGPNCPGVITPGECKIGIMPGYIHMPGHVGVVSRSGTLTYEAVHQLSARGIGQSSAVGIGGDPVKGSEFIDILKRFNEDPQTHAVIMIGEIGGTAEEDAAEWVRDNMTKPVVGFIGGVTAPPGKRMGHAGAIISGGKGTAKEKIAKLESCGIKVAPTPAEMGSTLVSVLEERGILNLCTTH; translated from the coding sequence GTGAGTATTTTGATTGATAAAAATACAAAAGTCATTACGCAAGGCATTACGGGTTCAACGGGAATGTTCCACACGAAGGGCGCATTGGACTACGGAACCCAGATGGTAGGCGGCGTTACACCGGGTAAAGGCGGAACCAATGTTGATATTACGCTGGAAGATGGCACAGTAGTCAGTCTGCCGGTGTTTAATACAGTACAGGAAGCGAAGGAAGCTACTGGCGCAACAGCGAGCGTCATCTACGTTCCTCCGGCATTTGCAGCGGATTCCATCATGGAAGCTGTTGACGCAGAGCTGGATCTCGTGATCTGTATTACCGAAGGTATCCCGGTACTTGATATGGTCAAGGTTGACCGCTTCATGGAAGGCAAAGATACCGTTCTGATCGGACCAAACTGTCCAGGCGTTATTACACCTGGTGAATGCAAAATCGGCATCATGCCGGGTTATATTCATATGCCTGGTCACGTTGGCGTGGTTTCCCGTAGTGGAACACTTACGTATGAAGCTGTTCATCAATTGTCTGCACGTGGAATTGGACAATCTTCTGCTGTGGGAATTGGTGGCGACCCGGTTAAAGGCTCCGAGTTCATTGATATCCTGAAACGGTTTAATGAAGATCCGCAGACACATGCGGTCATCATGATCGGTGAAATCGGTGGTACGGCTGAAGAAGATGCTGCAGAGTGGGTACGCGATAACATGACCAAACCGGTGGTTGGATTTATTGGTGGGGTTACGGCGCCTCCAGGCAAACGTATGGGTCATGCGGGTGCCATTATCTCTGGTGGTAAAGGTACAGCCAAAGAAAAAATTGCGAAACTGGAATCTTGCGGAATCAAAGTTGCTCCAACGCCGGCTGAAATGGGCTCGACTCTTGTGAGTGTACTTGAAGAACGCGGAATTCTGAATTTGTGCACGACACATTAA